The following are encoded together in the Coffea arabica cultivar ET-39 chromosome 1c, Coffea Arabica ET-39 HiFi, whole genome shotgun sequence genome:
- the LOC113742138 gene encoding protein argonaute 5-like isoform X1 has protein sequence MSGRGRGRGGGGPGGGGGGRGSYSPAFGRSRGRGRGRDGGRGSSSGYNAPPPQPAGASAAGSSSSASTISRELEQKLTFQASSSGSEVPVQRPGEQAVTEERKLPPASSKATRFPQRPGFGTVGQKCVVRANHFLVGVADRDLHHYDVSITPEVSSKKVCRDVMRELVKSHKLSHLGNRALAYDGKKNVYAAGPLPFSSKEFIIKLSDKGDGPKREREFKVSIKFASKADLHHLQQFLRSEQLDVPQETIQALDVVLRESPSNNYTVVGRSFFHPTLGGRGDLGDGVEYWKGFYQSLRPTQMGLSLNIDVSATAFYEPISVLDFIAKYLNIRDLTRLSDQDCIKVKKALTRLRVQHTYLGHVRRYRISGISDKPTNKLTFVCDGIDVTVVQYFAEKYKIVLRHAALPALQSGSAYLPMEVCTIVEGQKYSKKLNDRQVTALLRATCQRPREREQSIRDMVMRNNYNNDQLVHQEFGIQVRPELTSVEARVLPPPTLKYHATGGEPRVNPRVGQWNMINKKMVNGGKVDSWACVSFSRNLDASRFCEDLIRMCSSKGMVFASGPVLPIQSAHPGQIEKTLFDIHANATARLRDRAVKYLQLLIIILPDLSGSYPKIKRVCETELGIVSQCCQPRHVKRPNNQYLENVALKINVKVGGTNAVLEQAVQKKIPFLTDRPTIIFGADVTHPQPGEDSSPSIAAVVASMDWPEATKYRGLVSAQHHRVEIIQDLYNCYEDPKRGMVHGGMIRELLRAFWSSTRLKPERIIFYRDGVSEGQFNQVLLEEMDAIRKACASLQQDYLPRVTFVVVQKRHHTRLFPANHGDRNLTDRSGNILPGTVVETKICHPTEFDFYLCSHAGIQGTSRPTHYHVLYDENGFTADALQTLTNNLCYTYARCTKSVSIVPPAYYAHLAAFRARYYMEGEYSDGGSSGGGRATREQRAELRQLPAIKDNVKDVMFYC, from the exons ATGTCCGGAAGAGGACGCGGACGTGGCGGTGGAGGTCCCGGCGGCGGCGGCGGTGGTCGAGGCTCATACTCGCCGGCTTTTGGACGTAGCCGTGGCCGTGGCCGTGGACGCGATGGTGGACGGGGATCATCGTCCGGCTACAATGCACCACCACCGCAGCCTGCTGGTGCTTCCGCAGCCGGGTCGTCGTCGTCGGCTTCGACGATAAGCCGGGAGTTGGAGCAGAAGTTGACCTTTCAGGCTTCGTCCTCCGGGAGTGAAGTTCCCGTACAGAGGCCAGGGGAACAGGCTGTGACGGAGGAGAGGAAACTACCGCCAGCGTCGTCGAAGGCTACAAGGTTTCCGCAGAGGCCGGGCTTTGGAACTGTGGGTCAGAAATGTGTGGTTAGGGCTAACCATTTTCTCGTTGGAGTGGCTGATAGGGATCTACATCACTATGAT GTATCAATTACTCCGGAAGTGTCATCTAAGAAAGTATGCAGAGATGTAATGAGGGAGCTTGTCAAAAGCCACAAGCTATCACACTTGGGTAACCGAGCGCTGGCTTATGATGGAAAGAAAAATGTCTATGCTGCTGGCCCGCTGCCTTTTTCTTCGAAGGAGTTCATTATCAAGCTTTCTGACAAAGGTGATGGACCAAA GAGGGAAAGGGAGTTTAAGGTCTCTATTAAGTTTGCTAGCAAGGCTGACCTTCATCATCTTCAACAGTTTTTGAGAAGCGAACAGCTTGATGTACCGCAAGAAACCATACAAGCACTCGACGTGGTTCTGAGAGAAAGCCCATCTAACAA TTATACTGTTGTGGGAAGGTCATTCTTCCATCCAACTTTGGGTGGTAGAGGTGATCTTGGTGATGGAGTAGAGTATTGGAAGGGATTTTACCAGAGCCTTCGTCCAACTCAGATGGGCCTCTCACTCAATATTG ATGTGTCAGCTACGGCATTTTATGAACCCATTTCAGTTCTGGATTTCATTGCCAAGTACTTGAACATCAGAGACCTAACCCGTCTATCTGATCAAGATTGTATCAAG GTGAAAAAAGCTCTCACACGTCTTAGGGTGCAACATACTTATCTGGGGCACGTGAGACGCTACAGAATCTCAGGCATTTCAGATAAACCAACAAACAAGTTGAC ATTTGTCTGTGATGGAATTGACGTTACTGTTGTTCAATACTTTGCTGAGAAGTACAAAATTGTACTTAGACATGCAGCGTTGCCTGCATTGCAATCTGGAAGTGCATATCTGCCAATGGAG GTTTGTACAATTGTTGAGGGgcaaaaatattcaaaaaagtTAAATGACAGACAGGTTACAGCTTTGCTAAGGGCTACATGTCAAAGACCAAGGGAGAGAGAACAGAGCATCAGGGAT ATGGTTATGCGTAACAATTACAACAATGATCAGCTTGTACATCAGGAATTTGGGATTCAAGTGAGGCCTGAGCTTACTTCCGTTGAAGCTCGGGTTCTTCCACCTCCTACG CTCAAGTATCATGCGACCGGGGGAGAACCAAGGGTAAATCCAAGGGTTGGACAATGGAATATGATCAACAAG aaaatggtGAATGGCGGGAAGGTGGACTCATGGGCTTGTGTCAGCTTCTCGCGGAATCTTGATGCAAGCAGGTTCTGTGAGGACTTGATTCGTATGTGCTCAAGCAAAGGAATG GTATTTGCCTCAGGGCCAGTGCTTCCCATTCAATCAGCCCATCCTGGCCAAATTGAGAAGACTCTGTTTGATATTCATGCCAATGCTACTGCTAGACTTAGAGATCGTGCAGTGAAATACCTGCAGTTGTTAATTATAATTCTACCAGATCTCAGTGGATCTTACC CAAAGATCAAGCGAGTGTGTGAAACAGAGCTGGGAATTGTTTCACAGTGTTGTCAGCCTAGGCACGTGAAAAGACCCAATAACCAATATCTTGAAAATGTTGCTCTGAAGATCAATGTCAAG GTTGGTGGAACGAATGCGGTTCTAGAGCAAGCTGTTCAAAAGAAAATACCGTTTCTGACTGACCGTCCAACAATTATTTTTGGTGCTGATGTTACACACCCTCAACCAGGGGAGGATTCTAGCCCCTCTATTGCAGCG GTGGTTGCTTCAATGGATTGGCCAGAGGCTACAAAATATAGAGGGCTAGTTTCTGCTCAGCATCACAGGGTGGAGATAATCCAGGATCTCTACAATTGTTATGAAGACCCAAAAAGGGGCATGGTGCATGGTGGGATGATAAG GGAGCTGCTGCGTGCTTTCTGGAGCTCAACTCGACTTAAGCCTGAAAGAATCATTTTCTACAG AGATGGAGTAAGTGAAGGTCAATTTAACCAAGTTTTATTGGAAGAAATGGATGCCATCCGAAAG GCTTGTGCTTCGCTACAGCAAGATTATTTGCCACGAGTCACCTTTGTGGTGGTGCAGAAGAGACACCATACACGTCTCTTCCCTGCTAATCATGGAGATAGAAATTTAACTGACAGGAGTGGCAATATTTTGCCAG GTACTGTTGTTGAAACCAAGATTTGCCACCCCACTGAGTTTGACTTCTATCTTTGCAGCCATGCTGGGATTCAG GGAACAAGCCGTCCGACCCATTACCATGTGCTTTATGATGAGAACGGATTCACTGCAGATGCTTTGCAAACGTTGACAAACAATTTATGTTACAC GTATGCAAGGTGTACTAAATCAGTTTCCATTG TGCCGCCTGCTTATTATGCTCATTTAGCTGCATTCCGAGCTCGCTATTACATGGAAGGTGAATACTCAGATGGTGGTTCTAGCGGCGGGGGTAGGGCTACAAGAGAACAGAGGGCAGAGCTCCGGCAGCTACCAGCCATCAAAGATAACGTCAAGGATGTTATGTTCTATTGCTGA
- the LOC113742138 gene encoding protein argonaute 5-like isoform X2 translates to MSGRGRGRGGGGPGGGGGGRGSYSPAFGRSRGRGRGRDGGRGSSSGYNAPPPQPAGASAAGSSSSASTISRELEQKLTFQASSSGSEVPVQRPGEQAVTEERKLPPASSKATRFPQRPGFGTVGQKCVVRANHFLVGVADRDLHHYDVSITPEVSSKKVCRDVMRELVKSHKLSHLGNRALAYDGKKNVYAAGPLPFSSKEFIIKLSDKGDGPKREREFKVSIKFASKADLHHLQQFLRSEQLDVPQETIQALDVVLRESPSNNYTVVGRSFFHPTLGGRGDLGDGVEYWKGFYQSLRPTQMGLSLNIDVSATAFYEPISVLDFIAKYLNIRDLTRLSDQDCIKVKKALTRLRVQHTYLGHVRRYRISGISDKPTNKLTFVCDGIDVTVVQYFAEKYKIVLRHAALPALQSGSAYLPMEVCTIVEGQKYSKKLNDRQVTALLRATCQRPREREQSIRDMVMRNNYNNDQLVHQEFGIQVRPELTSVEARVLPPPTLKYHATGGEPRVNPRVGQWNMINKKMVNGGKVDSWACVSFSRNLDASRFCEDLIRMCSSKGMVFASGPVLPIQSAHPGQIEKTLFDIHANATARLRDRAVKYLQLLIIILPDLSGSYPKIKRVCETELGIVSQCCQPRHVKRPNNQYLENVALKINVKVGGTNAVLEQAVQKKIPFLTDRPTIIFGADVTHPQPGEDSSPSIAAVVASMDWPEATKYRGLVSAQHHRVEIIQDLYNCYEDPKRGMVHGGMIRELLRAFWSSTRLKPERIIFYRDGVSEGQFNQVLLEEMDAIRKACASLQQDYLPRVTFVVVQKRHHTRLFPANHGDRNLTDRSGNILPGTVVETKICHPTEFDFYLCSHAGIQGTSRPTHYHVLYDENGFTADALQTLTNNLCYTAACLLCSFSCIPSSLLHGR, encoded by the exons ATGTCCGGAAGAGGACGCGGACGTGGCGGTGGAGGTCCCGGCGGCGGCGGCGGTGGTCGAGGCTCATACTCGCCGGCTTTTGGACGTAGCCGTGGCCGTGGCCGTGGACGCGATGGTGGACGGGGATCATCGTCCGGCTACAATGCACCACCACCGCAGCCTGCTGGTGCTTCCGCAGCCGGGTCGTCGTCGTCGGCTTCGACGATAAGCCGGGAGTTGGAGCAGAAGTTGACCTTTCAGGCTTCGTCCTCCGGGAGTGAAGTTCCCGTACAGAGGCCAGGGGAACAGGCTGTGACGGAGGAGAGGAAACTACCGCCAGCGTCGTCGAAGGCTACAAGGTTTCCGCAGAGGCCGGGCTTTGGAACTGTGGGTCAGAAATGTGTGGTTAGGGCTAACCATTTTCTCGTTGGAGTGGCTGATAGGGATCTACATCACTATGAT GTATCAATTACTCCGGAAGTGTCATCTAAGAAAGTATGCAGAGATGTAATGAGGGAGCTTGTCAAAAGCCACAAGCTATCACACTTGGGTAACCGAGCGCTGGCTTATGATGGAAAGAAAAATGTCTATGCTGCTGGCCCGCTGCCTTTTTCTTCGAAGGAGTTCATTATCAAGCTTTCTGACAAAGGTGATGGACCAAA GAGGGAAAGGGAGTTTAAGGTCTCTATTAAGTTTGCTAGCAAGGCTGACCTTCATCATCTTCAACAGTTTTTGAGAAGCGAACAGCTTGATGTACCGCAAGAAACCATACAAGCACTCGACGTGGTTCTGAGAGAAAGCCCATCTAACAA TTATACTGTTGTGGGAAGGTCATTCTTCCATCCAACTTTGGGTGGTAGAGGTGATCTTGGTGATGGAGTAGAGTATTGGAAGGGATTTTACCAGAGCCTTCGTCCAACTCAGATGGGCCTCTCACTCAATATTG ATGTGTCAGCTACGGCATTTTATGAACCCATTTCAGTTCTGGATTTCATTGCCAAGTACTTGAACATCAGAGACCTAACCCGTCTATCTGATCAAGATTGTATCAAG GTGAAAAAAGCTCTCACACGTCTTAGGGTGCAACATACTTATCTGGGGCACGTGAGACGCTACAGAATCTCAGGCATTTCAGATAAACCAACAAACAAGTTGAC ATTTGTCTGTGATGGAATTGACGTTACTGTTGTTCAATACTTTGCTGAGAAGTACAAAATTGTACTTAGACATGCAGCGTTGCCTGCATTGCAATCTGGAAGTGCATATCTGCCAATGGAG GTTTGTACAATTGTTGAGGGgcaaaaatattcaaaaaagtTAAATGACAGACAGGTTACAGCTTTGCTAAGGGCTACATGTCAAAGACCAAGGGAGAGAGAACAGAGCATCAGGGAT ATGGTTATGCGTAACAATTACAACAATGATCAGCTTGTACATCAGGAATTTGGGATTCAAGTGAGGCCTGAGCTTACTTCCGTTGAAGCTCGGGTTCTTCCACCTCCTACG CTCAAGTATCATGCGACCGGGGGAGAACCAAGGGTAAATCCAAGGGTTGGACAATGGAATATGATCAACAAG aaaatggtGAATGGCGGGAAGGTGGACTCATGGGCTTGTGTCAGCTTCTCGCGGAATCTTGATGCAAGCAGGTTCTGTGAGGACTTGATTCGTATGTGCTCAAGCAAAGGAATG GTATTTGCCTCAGGGCCAGTGCTTCCCATTCAATCAGCCCATCCTGGCCAAATTGAGAAGACTCTGTTTGATATTCATGCCAATGCTACTGCTAGACTTAGAGATCGTGCAGTGAAATACCTGCAGTTGTTAATTATAATTCTACCAGATCTCAGTGGATCTTACC CAAAGATCAAGCGAGTGTGTGAAACAGAGCTGGGAATTGTTTCACAGTGTTGTCAGCCTAGGCACGTGAAAAGACCCAATAACCAATATCTTGAAAATGTTGCTCTGAAGATCAATGTCAAG GTTGGTGGAACGAATGCGGTTCTAGAGCAAGCTGTTCAAAAGAAAATACCGTTTCTGACTGACCGTCCAACAATTATTTTTGGTGCTGATGTTACACACCCTCAACCAGGGGAGGATTCTAGCCCCTCTATTGCAGCG GTGGTTGCTTCAATGGATTGGCCAGAGGCTACAAAATATAGAGGGCTAGTTTCTGCTCAGCATCACAGGGTGGAGATAATCCAGGATCTCTACAATTGTTATGAAGACCCAAAAAGGGGCATGGTGCATGGTGGGATGATAAG GGAGCTGCTGCGTGCTTTCTGGAGCTCAACTCGACTTAAGCCTGAAAGAATCATTTTCTACAG AGATGGAGTAAGTGAAGGTCAATTTAACCAAGTTTTATTGGAAGAAATGGATGCCATCCGAAAG GCTTGTGCTTCGCTACAGCAAGATTATTTGCCACGAGTCACCTTTGTGGTGGTGCAGAAGAGACACCATACACGTCTCTTCCCTGCTAATCATGGAGATAGAAATTTAACTGACAGGAGTGGCAATATTTTGCCAG GTACTGTTGTTGAAACCAAGATTTGCCACCCCACTGAGTTTGACTTCTATCTTTGCAGCCATGCTGGGATTCAG GGAACAAGCCGTCCGACCCATTACCATGTGCTTTATGATGAGAACGGATTCACTGCAGATGCTTTGCAAACGTTGACAAACAATTTATGTTACAC TGCCGCCTGCTTATTATGCTCATTTAGCTGCATTCCGAGCTCGCTATTACATGGAAGGTGA